A single Drechmeria coniospora strain ARSEF 6962 chromosome 03, whole genome shotgun sequence DNA region contains:
- a CDS encoding Ras guanine-nucleotide exchange protein, whose translation MLTDCPTKANIGAESPASQKTHHADNVVDGSCVPHDPVNLYLQSHMTPPATPNGSSEDLDASPHSQAPPDFHNFLRAFYSFNPSYAMTDSSVTLPLEEGDVVLIHSVHTNGWADGTLLATGARGWLPTNYCDAYEPDEMRSLLKALLNFWDLLRSTSVNDNEMFRNQEFMKGIVAGVRFLLERSNCLNRESPVVQRSERLRRGRKSLLSELSSLVKTSKRLQDYQRGAVRQREGVNDIIDEMILKAFKIVIKGVHFLDMLEDERSGRGLAALAVLATVAEESYIPPTPPAERLTFDRLEHGNAAEVGPCAAPGNGGGTGAKSEPSDVTAIPSKPWNKRMSSLNASVTSPQGSASQKRLSQGSLNHVHRLSTGMAHRLSLAGPSPLSRPQHLVSERLNCNHDRFLSHLGSFIGRLHLQFHSRSELATAIKQSATSGGDLLAVIDGVGSYNSSSSAAISQVRMAMFERIQTLVFTARDTLANAASEGTDIIMPQDNSCLLAAATDCVRTAGECVAKTKAAIERVGDFEFEVGDSVLDVDLSILDVADEPLRSPSITGPSNAACKDARSLPACDTSTAPATRPAGRAVDKPLPQVPRISIPTDQQLWRCTSPESSRSASFNDDNNSSAASSVSSVRPAMPTLPELSTASRLFDRSSAEHSKNESDMHSSRFDSVAASSAGSTATYLSRDSEASLMSQTSTRATTPDHVPTCRDQPSVSELGAPGNSSHGDEADEVEMRLLEKTFAHELMFNKEGQVVGGSLPALVERLTTHESTPDAAFVSTFYLTFRLFCTPLRLTEALIDRFDYVADSPHMSVPVRLRVYNSFKGWLESHWRDQTDREALKLIIPFAEFKLASVRASAGNRLLELARRVSGDGSLVPRLVSSMGKTNTAIAQYVPADAPLPQPAISKSQQHFLAAFKTGGTMPTILDFESVELARQLTIKQMGIFCSILPQELLASQWMKNGGAEAPHVKAMSSMSTDLSNLVADTILQYCEIKKRAAVIKQWIKIAHQCLELHNYDGLMAIICSLNSSTISRLRKTWDVISPKRKEMLRNLQEIVEPSQNNKVLRARLHDHVPPCLPFLGMYLTDLTFVDIGNPATKQMSLCAQSDEEAAGGLTVVNFDKHSRTAKIIGELQRFQIPYRLMEVPDMQDWLTAQIRRVRDGDQGKVQVSYYRKSLLLEPRESSSRREGEPPTPTSGAGSSRTDLFAWMSRDRGGQTPTPALG comes from the exons ATGTTGACCGACTGTCCCACCAAGGCGAATATTGGCGCCGAGTCGCCGGCATCGCAAAAGACGCACCACGCCGacaacgtcgtcgatggctcCTGCGTCCCGCATGACCCCGTCAACCTCTACCTACAATCCCACATGACTCCTCCGGCTACCCCGAACGGCTCCTCGGAGGACCTGGACGCATCGCCGCATTCTCAGGCGCCGCCGGACTTTCACAACTTTTTGAGGGCCTTCTACTCGTTCAACCCCAGCTATGCCATGACCGATTCGAGTGTTACGCTCCCGTTGGAGGAGGGAgacgtcgtcctcatccATTCCGTCCACACCAACGGATGGGCCGACGGAACCCTGCTGGCGACGGGGGCCCGAGGGTGGCTACCCACCAACTACTGCGACGCCTATGAACCCGACGAGATGCGGAGCCTCCTCAAGGCGCTGCTCAACTTCTGGGACCTTTTGAGGAGCACATCGGTCAACGACAACGAGATGTTCAGAAACCAGGAGTTCATGaagggcatcgtcgccggagTCCGCTTCCTCTTG GAACGCAGCAACTGCCTGAACAGAGAGTCGCCCGTTGTTCAGCGGAGCGAGAGACTCCGAAGAGGCCGAAAATCTCTGCTCTCAGAACTGTCGTCGCTTGTCAAAACGTCCAAGCGCCTGCAGGATTACCAGAGGGGAGCCGTTCGGCAGCGTGAAGGCGTGAATGATATCATCGACGAAATGATCCTCAAGGCGTTCAAGATCGTCATCAAAGGTGTTCACTTTCTTGACATGCTGGAGGACGAAAGGAGCGGCCGTGGCCTGGCCGCGCTTGCCGTTCTGGCTACCGTGGCGGAGGAGTCGTATATCCCTCCCACGCCCCCCGCGGAACGTTTGACATTCGACCGGCTCGAGCACGGGAATGCCGCTGAGGTTGGACCCTGCGCAGCACCCGGGAACGGCGGTGGCACCGGCGCCAAGTCCGAGCCGAGCGACGTGACGGCCATTCCCTCCAAACCTTGGAACAAGCGTATGTCGTCGCTCAACGCATCCGTCACGAGTCCGCAAGGGAGTGCAAGCCAGAAAAGGCTGTCCCAGGGGAGTCTGAATCATGTCCACCGCCTCTCCACGGGCATGGCACATCGGCTGTCGCTGGCCGGACCGTCGCCCTTGTCAAGACCGCAACATCTGGTGTCGGAACGTCTCAACTGCAACCACGACCGCTTTCTCTCGCACCTGGGATCCTTCATCGGCCGACTGCACCTGCAGTTCCATTCGCGATCCGAGCTCGCCACCGCCATCAAGCAGTCCGCCACGTCGGGTGGTGACCTTTTGGCCGTCATCGATGGCGTGGGCAGCTACAACAGTtccagctcggccgccatcagcCAGGTTCGGATGGCCATGTTTGAGCGCATCCAGACTTTGGTGTTCACGGCTCGCGACACCTTGGCCAACGCAGCGAGCGAGGGCACGGACATCATCATGCCGCAAGACAACAGCTGCTTACTCGCGGCCGCCACGGATTGTGTACGAACTGCCGGCGAGTGTGTCGCGAAGACGAAGGCGGCCATTGAGCGCGTCGGAGACTTCGAGTTCGAGGTCGGGGACAGCGTGCTCGACGTTGATCTAAGCATCTTGGATGTGGCGGATGAGCCGCTGAGATCCCCGTCCATCACGGGCCCGTCGAATGCCGCCTGCAAGGATGCCCGATCGCTTCCGGCCTGCGACACGTCCACGGCCCCTGCCACTCGGCCTGCTGGCCGTGCAGTCGACAAGCCGCTACCCCAGGTTCCACGAATTAGCATCCCGACGGATCAGCAGCTTTGGCGGTGCACCTCCCCAGAATCCTCCCGGTCCGCGTCGTTCAACGACGACAACAACTCGAGCGCGGcttcctccgtctcctccgtccGACCCGCAATGCCCACGCTCCCCGAgctctcgacggcgtcccgCCTGTTTGATCGCAGTTCAGCCGAGCACTCCAAGAATGAGTCGGACATGCACAGCTCTCGATTCGATTCCGTTGCGGCCTCGAGTGCTGGAAGCACCGCCACGTACCTCAGCCGGGATTCCGAGGCCAGCCTCATGTCGCAAACCTCGACTCGGGCCACAACGCCGGACCACGTGCCGACATGCCGCGACCAACCGTCCGTGTCGGAGCTCGGCGCTCCCGGAAACTCCTCGCACGGGGACGAGGCTGACGAGGTGGAGATGAGACTGCTCGAGAAGACTTTTGCGCACGAGCTCATGTTCAACAAGGAAGGCCAGGTCGTGGGGGGGTCTCTGCCGGCGTTGGTGGAGCGACTTACAACGCACGAGTCCACGCCCGATGCCGCGTTCGTCTCGACGTTCTACCTCACCTTTCGGCTCTTTTGCACGCCTCTTCGCCTCACGGAAGCCCTCATCGACCGCTTCGACTATGTGGCCGACTCCCCTCACATGTCGGTACCCGTCCGCCTGAGAGTCTACAATTCATTCAAGGGCTGGCTCGAGTCTCACTGGAGGGACCAGACTGACCGGGAGGCTCTGAAGCTCATCATCCCCTTCGCCGAATTCAAGCTCGCTTCCGTTCGGGCTTCGGCGGGCAACCGGCTCCTGGAGCTGGCAAGACGCGTTTCGGGAGACGGCTCGCTCGTGCCCAGACTAGTCTCCTCCATGGGCAAGACGAATACAGCAATCGCCCAGTACGTGCCGGCGGATGCGCCGCTGCCCCAGCCGGCCATCTCAAAGAGTCAGCAGCACTTTCTGGCTGCGTTCAAGACTGGCGGCACCATGCCGACGATTCTTGACTTTGAGTCTGTCGAGCTGGCGCGTCAGCTTACCATCAAGCAGATGGGCATCTTTTGCTCAATCCTCCCCCAAGAGTTGCTTGCTTCGCAGTGGATGAAGAACGGCGGCGCGGAGGCACCGCACGTCAAGGCCATGTCATCCATGTCGACGGACCTGTCCAACCTGGTTGCCGATACGATCCTTCAGTACTGCGAGATCAAGAAGCGTGCCGCCGTCATCAAGCAATGGATCAAGATCGCGCACCAGTGCCTCGAGCTTCACAACTATGACGGTTTAATGGCCATCATCTGCAGCCTGAACAGCAGCACCATCAGCCGTCTGCGCAAGACATGGGATGTCATTTCACCCAAGCGCAAAGAGATGCTGCGGAACCTCCAGGAAATCGTGGAGCCATCCCAGAACAACAAGGTGCTACGGGCCCGGCTTCATGACCACGTTCCTCCGTGCCTCCCCTTTCTCGGCATGTACCTCACCGACCTCACCTTTGTCGACATTGGCAACCCTGCCACGAAGCAAATGTCACTCTGTGCCcagtcggacgaggaggcggctgGAGGTCTGACAGTCGTCAACTTCGACAAGCATTCCCGCACCGCCAAGATCATTGGCGAGCTGCAACGCTTCCAGATTCCATATCGGCTAATGGAGGTCCCCGACATGCAGGACTGGCTGACGGCTCAGATCCGACGAGTTCGCGATGGTGACCAAGGGAAGGTTCAGGTCTCGTACTATCGCAAGAGCCTGCTTCTCGAACCCCGGGAGAGCTCTTCGCGACGAGAAGGGGAGCCTCCAACGCCGACGTCAGGGGCCGGAAGCTCGCGGACCGACCTATTTGCGTGGATGTCCCGTGATCGCGGGGGCCAGACCCCCACGCCGGCGCTAGGGTGA
- a CDS encoding putative aspartate aminotransferase — protein MLSSLRVAISRQAARHQAATFNTAAIRAASTWSNVPQGPPAILGITEAFKADKFDKKINLGVGAYRDDKGKPYVLPSVREAERMVIEDNLNKEYAGITGVAEFPPLAAKLAYGSDSPALDRIAITQSISGTGALRIGGAFLERFYSGDKKIFIPTPSWANHKAVFTDAGLKVQPYRYYNKKTIGLDFEGMVADLEAAPQGSAFLFHACAHNPTGVDPTPEQWREVSRIVKKQGHFAFFDMAYQGFASGDTDKDAFAVRHFVQEGHQIALCQSFAKNMGLYGERVGAFSLVCADQAERKRVDSQLKILIRPMYSNPPIHGARIATKILSSPRLYQQWLAEVKEMADRIITMRALLKDNLEKLGSKHDWSHITNQIGMFAYTGLTADEMDKLAKEFSVYATKDGRISVAGITSDNVGRLAEAIFKVKG, from the exons ATGCTATCCTCCTTGCGTGTCGCCATCAGCCGGCAAGCTGCCCGTCACCAGGCGGCCACCTTCAATACAGCTGCCATccgggcggcgtcgacgtggagCAACGTGCCCCAAGGTCCCCCT GCTATTCTGG GAATTACCGAAGCCTTCAAGGCCGACAAGTTCGACAAGAAGATCAACCTGG GTGTCGGCGCGTACCGTGATGACAAGGGAAAGCCCTACGTTCTCCCCTCCGTTCGGGAGGCGGAACGCATGGTCATCGAAGACAATCTGAACAAAGAGTACGCAGGCATCACTGGCGTCGCCGAGTTCCCTCCTCTCGCGGCCAAGCTCGCATATGGCTCCGATTCGCCGGCTCTCGaccgcatcgccatcacACAGTCCATATCCGGTACGGGCGCCCTCCGCATCGGCGGAGCCTTCCTCGAACGCTTCTACTCCGGCGACAAGAAGATATTCATTCCGACGCCTTCATGGGCCAATCACAAGGCCGTCTTCACCGATGCCGGCCTCAAGGTTCAGCCCTATCGCTACTACAACAAGAAGACAATCGGTCTCGACTTCGAAGGCATGGTGGCGGATCTCGAGGCCGCGCCTCAGGGAAGTGCCTTCCTCTTCCACGCCTGTGCCCACAATCCCACCGGCGTCGACCCGACCCCCGAGCAGTGGAGGGAGGTCTCCCGCATCGTCAAGAAGCAGGGACACTTTGCCTTCTTCGACATGGCGTATCAGGGCTTCGCTAGCGGCGACACCGACAAAGATGCTTTCGCCGTCCGCCATTTCGTCCAGGAGGGCCACCAGATTGCTCTGTGCCAGTCGTTTGCGAAGAACATG GGTCTCTACGGCGAGCGCGTCGGAGCCTTCTCGCTCGTATGTGCGGATCAGGCGGAAAGGAAACGCGTCGACTCGCAGCTCAAGATCCTTATCCGACCGATGTACTCCAACCCTCCCATCCACGGTGCCCGCATCGCGACCAAGATCCTCAGCAGCCCGAGGCTGTACCAGCAATGGCTCGCCGAAGTCAAGGAGATGGCCGACCGCATCATCACCATGCGCGCTCTTCTCAAGGACAAtctcgagaagctcggcTCCAAGCATGATTGGTCTCACATCACCAACCAGATCGGCATGTTTGCGTACACTGGCTTGACTGCTGACGAGATGGACAAACTGGCGAAGGAGTTCTCCGTCTACGCCACCAAGGACGGTCGTATTTCAGTCGCCGGAATCACCTCCGACaacgtcggccgtctcgccgaggccatcttCAAAGTCAAGGGCTAA
- a CDS encoding Amino-acid permease inda1 — protein sequence MSSKDEPLANEKGNESTIAGTSQVLPSSQVQEPHADWATRNGLNLESFKPMHYGRGFVELERPMKARHLQMIAIGGSIGAGFFVGSGSALRKGGPGFLFIDFLIIGIMMFNVVYALGELAILYPVSGGFYTYSTRFIDPSWGFAMGWNYVFQWAIVLPLELTVCGITIQYWNSEISVGVWVAVFLALIIIINVFGALGYAEEEFWASTFKLIATVVFMIICLVLVCGGGPSSGQYNEYWGARYWYDPGAFQNGFKGFCSVFVTAAFSFSGTELVGLAAAESSNPVRALPGAIKQVFWRITVFYILGLFFVGLLIRSDDPALLSDNAYADVKASPFVLVGKYAGLKGFDHFMNLVILVSVLSIGVSGVYGGSRTLTALAQQGYAPKIFTYIDKSGRPLPSVLIIIIFGLLGFVNLNTSGPVVFDWLLALSGLAALFTWGSICLAHIRFRKAWKYHGHTLDEIPFKAIGGVYGSWLGLALCVLVLIAQFYTAIAAPIGKEGLGTVESFFKSYLAFPVVILFWIIGYAWKRTGWLRTAQMDVDTGRRELDWDEIRAYRETVASWPAWRRILHHTM from the exons ATGTCGTCCAAAGACGAGCCCCTGGCTAACGAAAAGGGCAATGAAAGCACCATCGCCGGCACCAGCCAAGTCCTTCCCAGTAGTCAAGTCCAGGAACCCCACGCCGATTGGGCGACCCGAAATGGCCTGAACCTCGAGTCCTTCAAGCCGATGCACTATGGccgcggcttcgtcgagctGGAGCGCCCCATGAAGGCTCGTCATCTCCAGATGATCGCCATCGGTGGCTCCATCGGTGCTGGTTTcttcgtcggctccggctctGCTCTGCGCAAGGGG GGACCCGGCTTTCTATTCATCGATTTtctcatcatcggcatcatgATGTTCAACGTCG TATACGCCTTGGGCGAGCTCGCCATTCTCTATCCCGTCTCCGGTGGCTTCTACACCTATTCAACTCGCTTTATTGATCCATCCTGGGGTTTCGCCATGGGATGGAACTACGTCTTCCAGTGGGCCATCGTCCTCCCTCTCGAACTAACGGTCTGCGGCATAACGATCCAATACTGGAACTCGGAAATATCCGTCGGCGTATGGGTAGCTGTCTTCCTTGccctcatcatcatcatcaacgTCTTCGGTGCTCTTGGCTATGCAGAAGAGGAATTCTGGGCGTCGACGTTCAAACTAATTGCCACTGTCGTCTTCATGATCATCTGCCTAGTCCTCGTCTGTGGCGGAGGGCCCTCGAGCGGTCAGTATAACGAGTATTGGGGTGCCCGCTACTGGTACGACCCGGGCGCCTTTCAGAATGGCTTCAAGGGCTTCTGTTCCGtcttcgtcaccgccgcTTTCTCCTTCTCCGGAACCGAGCTGGTTGGtcttgccgctgccgagtcCAGCAATCCCGTCAGGGCACTCCCCGGCGCCATCAAGCAGGTCTTTTGGCGTATTACAGTCTTCTAcatcctcggcctcttcttcgtcggcctTCTCATCCGCAGCGACGATCCCGCCCTTCTTTCCGATAACGCGTATGCTGATGTCAAGGCGTCGCCCTTTGTCCTGGTTGGCAAGTACGCTGGCCTCAAGGGATTCGACCACTTCATGAatctcgtcatcctcgtttCCGTTCTGTCCATTGGCGTTTCCGGCGTCTACGGCGGCTCGCGAACCCTGACGGCCCTTGCTCAGCAAGGCTATGCGCCCAAGATTTTTACCTACATTGACAAGTCGGGCCGCCCTCTTCCCTCTGTCCTGATCATCATCATCTTCGGTCTCCTGGGCTTTGTCAATCTCAATACGTCGGGCCCTGTTGTGTTTGACTGGCTGCTGGCCTTGTCCGGTCTTGCCGCCCTGTTCACATGGGGCTCCATCTGCCTTGCCCACATTCGCTTCCGCAAGGCTTGGAAGTACCACGGCCACACTCTCGACGAGATCCCCTTCAAGGCCATCGGCGGTGTCTACGGTTCCTGGCTTGGCCTGGCTCTTTGCGTTCTCGTCTTGATTGCACAG TTTTACACTGCCATTGCAGCTCCTATTGGCAAGGAAGGCTTGGGTACCGTCGAGTCTTTCTTCAAGTCGTACCTCGCATTCCCGGTCGTTATTTTGTTCTGGATCATCGGTTATGCCTGGAAGCGTACGGGCTGGCTCCGAACTGCCCAGATGGACGTGGACACGGGTCGCCGTGAGCTCGACTGGGATGAGATTCGGGCGTACCGAGAGACAGTTGCTTCGTGGCCGGCGTGGCGACGTATCTTGCATCACACCATGTAA
- a CDS encoding maltose permease: protein MQAPTPRVADDHPARISNSCGPYVGCKKPNPLATDLTGDRSSRCVSVPLCYDLRVSYSLRGPSHRAGNPMSGKGGDGGVMPPVVHDVDPDSNPSDPSKTHRTIIEHARSAASKEQSMTLLQGLKLYPKAVAWSLLISTCIAMEGYDISLVNNFYAFPQFNRKYGVQLPDGTYEVPARWQAGLSNGATVGEIIGLFINGFVSERFGYRYTVMTCLVLVAAFTTILFTAPNVEALLVAEILCGIPWGIFQTLTITYASEVCPIALRSYLTTYVNFCWGFGQLIGIGVIRSMLSRHDEWAYRIPYALQWMWPFPLLVGIWFAPESPWWLVRQGKVQEAKRSLLRLTSLNRETGFDADETVAMMVHTTALEEKLTAGASYWDCFKGVDLRRTEIVCMTWAIQNLSGNAFSNYSTYFLKQAGLSEEKSYSFAMGQYAINMVGVFGAWGLMSLGVGRRSMYLYGLCGLCAMLFVLGFLGLVPEEHRTQGSLATGSIMIVWALFYQLTVGTVCYSLVSELSSRRLQIKTVVLGRNLYNVVGILTNVLTPYMLNPSAWNWRNYAGFFWGGICFMCIIYTYFRLPEPRGRTFAELDVLFQKGVSARKFAVTDVNVFHESVEDEIMNRYESITSQTVNGGKIA from the exons ATGCAGGCCCCAACTccccgcgtcgccgacgaccatc CTGCGAGGATCAGTAACAGCTGCGGGCCGTACGTCGGTTGCAAGAAGCCTAACCCCCTCGCGACCGATTTGACCGGCGACCGGTCGTCGCGCTGCGTGTCCGTGCCGCTCTGTTATGACCTCCGTGTCTCTTACAGCCTTCGCGGTCCATCACACCGGGCGGGCAATCCCATGTccggcaaaggcggcgacggcggcgtcatgccgcccgtcgtccaTGACGTTGACCCCGATTCCAACCCCTCGGATCCCTCCAAGACGCACCGCACCATCATTGAGCATGcccgctcggccgcctccaaGGAGCAGTCCATGACGCTCCTGCAAGGCCTCAAGCTCTATCCCAAGGCCGTCGCTTGGAGTCTGCTCATCTCGACCTGCATCGCCATGGAGGGCTACGACATCAGCCTCGTCAACAACTTTTACGCCTTTCCCCAGTTCAACCGCAAGTACGGTGTCCAGCTCCCGGACGGCACCTACGAAGTTCCCGCGCGGTGGCAGGCAGGGCTGAGCAAC ggcgccaccgtcggcgaGATCATCGGCCTCTTCATCAACGGCTTCGTCTCGGAGCGCTTCGGCTACCGCTACACCGTCATGACCtgtctcgtgctcgtcgccgccttcacCACCATCTTATTCACCGCCCCCAACGTCGAGgccctgctcgtcgccgagatcCTTTGCGGCATCCCCTGGGGTATCTTTCAGACTCTCACCATCACCTACGCCTCGGAGGTCTGCCCCATCGCCCTGCGCAGCTACCTGACCACCTACGTCAACTTCTGCTGGGGCTTCGGCCAGCtgatcggcatcggcgtcatcCGCTCCATGCTCAGCCGGCACGACGAATGGGCCTATCGCATCCCCTACGCCCTTCAGTGGATGTGGCCCtttcccctcctcgtcggcatctggTTCGCCCCCGAGTCCCCCTGGTGGCTTGTCCGCCAAGGCAAGGTCCAGGAGGCCAAGCGCTCGCTCCTCCGCCTCACCAGCCTGAACCGCGAGAccggcttcgacgccgacgagacggtcgCCATGATGGTCCACACCACCGCCCTCGAGGAGAAGCTGACGGCCGGCGCCAGTTACTGGGACTGTTTCAAGGGCGTCGACCTTCGTCGAACCGAGATCGTCTGCATGACGTGGGCCATCCAGAACCTGAGCGGCAACGCCTTCTCCAACTACTCCACCTACTTCCTCAAGCAGGCCGGCCTGTCCGAGGAAAAGTCGTATTCATTCGCCATGGGCCAGTACGCCATCAACATGGTCGGCGTCTTTGGTGCCTGGGGTCTCATGTCGCTGGGCGTCGGTCGCAGGTCCATGTACCTCTACGGCCTCTGTGGTCTCTGTGCCATGCttttcgtcctcggcttcctGGGGCTCGTCCCGGAGGAGCACAGGACCCAGGGGTCGCTCGCCACCGGCAGCATCATGATTGTCTGGGCCCTCTTCTACCAGCTGACCGTGGGCACCGTCTGCTACTCCTTGGTGAGCGAGTTGTCCTCGCGCAGGCTGCAGATTAAGACGGTCGTGCTGGGCCGGAACCTCTA caacgtcgtcggcatccttACCAATGTTCTGACGCCGTACATGCTCAACCCCAGCGCGTGGAACTGGCGGAATTATGCCGGCTTCTTTTGG GGCGGAATCTGCTTCATGTGCATCATTTACACCTACTTCCGCCTACCAGAACCGAGAGGGCGAACCTTTGCCGAGTTGGATGTGCTTTTCCAGAAGGGCGTGAGCGCAAGAAAGTTTGCCGTCACCGACGTCAATGTTTTCCACGAGTCGGTGGAAGATGAGATCATGAATCGGTACGAGAGCATAACTTCTCAGACGGTCAACGGCGGAAAGATTGCCTGA
- a CDS encoding actin filament organization protein App1-like protein: MASFKSSSASNSGELQLRTRRERRFDEVESTLPDLGLTKPAPEAVRFFTVAGFLGRLGRLNPWGSVVTNKDIVWLLDNTAFNNHGPWQAEFVAAVFERQPRDRTLEIVTGILRIVGLADDDAERKTVEERIMPFLWDIRPARTITATQEHSELKLGPTSINGLCSNVLRIPSSSKGSLVKTWTRLGGGEGAIAAMQTYYAGQDGWGIISDVDDTIKVTQTSDPIGILRETFISDPSPIPGMPELYSQLASFFPNDTAWFYLSASPYNLYPFLKKFRTRFYPPGTLILRDSSWKTVAGLLSALTLDTQEYKVDRMAKINMWLPKRKMIVIGDSTQSDPEAYGEVYRSLPGWIKLILIRKATDVASYGIAEKNDPARFEMAFHGIPRHAWHVFEDPAECFQIVKQIFVVFFLSQSSSAARQRQANQASPFKFQFDLRCHGLNLTSKALPRLMPNVVCSGLQQSQMSPPERLLRKISVKFELGSWLPWYNWTTTSDHSLLDMFSTRALRQAAAHTERAPLIKFLGPRSIPSSLDHTPKPHPASPSGKLPESFSAYGKGLSASHHTSFSNYRDHAQQHGPLQKTFGSAEAGVGGSSGAQLGPIDPPKGVFFDISDLPTRYHRLPIDMAEIEAVESGGAALHG; this comes from the exons ATGGCATCCTTCAAAAGTAGCTCTGCATCAAATTCCGGCGAGCTGCAGCTCCGAACCAGACGGGAAAGAAGGTTTGACGAGGTCGAGTCAACGCTTCCTGATCTTGGCTTGACCAAACCCGCGCCCGAGGCGGTCCGTTTCTTCACCGTTGCAGGCTTCCTTGGTAGGCTGGGCAGACTTAACCCATGGGGAAGTGTCGTCACCAATAAGGACATTGTCTGGCTCCTAGACAATACTGCGTTCAACAACCACGGGCCATGGCAAGCCGAGTTTGTCGCCGCAGTCTTCGAACGACAACCTAGGGACAGGACTTTGGAGATTGTCACAGGCATCCTGAGGATTGtaggcctcgccgacgatgatgcggAACGCAAGACGGTTGAGGAACGGATCATGCCCTTCCTGTGGGACATCCGCCCTGCGAGGACCATCACGGCCACGCAAGAACACTCGGAGCTGAAGCTGGGGCCCACAAGCATCAACGGCTTGTGTTCCAACGTGCTCAGAATcccgagcagcagcaagggCTCCCTCGTCAAGACCTGGACGAggcttggcggcggcgagggcgccatcGCGGCCATGCAGACGTACTACGCGGGACAGGACGGGTGGGGCATCATTTCCG ATGTTGACGACACCATCAAGGTCACCCAGACCAGTGACCCCATTGGCATTCTTCGCGAGACTTTCATATCTGATCCGAGCCCGATTCCTGGCATGCCCGAGCTTTATTCCCAGCTGGCCTCCTTCTTTCCCAACGACACAGCCTGGTTCTACCTTTCCGCCTCCCCATACAACCTGTACCCTTTCCTCAAGAAGTTTCGGACACGGTTTTATCCGCCGGGTACGCTCATCCTGCGAGACTCGAGCTGGAAAACAGTAGCGGGTCTGCTGTCGGCATTGACCCTGGACACACAAGAGTACAAGGTGGATAGGATGGCCAAGATTAATATGTGGCTGCCCAAAAGGAAGATGATTGTTATAGGTGATTCGACACAATCTGACCCTGAAGCGTACGGCGAAGT TTATAGAAGTTTGCCTGGGTGGATCAAACTGATTCTCATTCGAAAGGCAACAGATGTCGCATCCTACGGCATAGCGGAGAAGAACGATCCTGCGAGATTCGAAATGGCTTTCCATGGTATTCCCAGACATGCCTGGCACGTTTTCGAGGACCCAGCCGAATGTTTCCAGATTGTCAAGCAG ATCTTCGTTGTCTTTTTCCTTTCGCAAAGTTCTAGCGCAGCACGCCAACGACAAGCCAACCAGGCGAGTCCCTTCAAATTCCAGTTTGATCTGC GATGCCACGGCTTGAACTTGACAAGCAAGGCTTTGCCACGGCTGATGCCAAATGTAGTCTGCAGCGGTCTTCAACAGAGTCAAATGAGCCCACCTGAGCGCCTACTAAGGAAGATTTCGGTCAAGTTCGAACTCGGCTCATGGCTACCCTGGTACAATTGG acgacgacgtccgATCACTCCCTTCTGGACATGTTTTCGACGCGGGCCCTTCGGCAAGCTGCCGCACACACTGAGCGTGCCCCTCTGATCAAGTTCCTCGGGCCGCGGTCCATTCCCT CCTCCCTCGACCACACTCCCAAGCCTCACCCTGCCTCACCCTCCGGCAAGCTTCCCGAATCGTTTTCAGCCTACGGCAAGGGCCTCTCTGCTTCGCATCACACCTCCTTCAGCAACTACCGCGACCACGCACAGCAACACGGCCCGCTTCAGAAGACCTTTGGCAgtgccgaagccggcgttggcggctCCTCGGGCGCCCAGCTTGGACCCATTGACCCCCCCAAGGGTGTGTTCTTCGATATTTCCGACCTCCCCACCCGGTACCACCGTCTACCGATCGACATGGCGGAGATTGAGGCTGTCGAGTCTGGCGGTGCCGCCCTCCACGGTTAG